A part of Streptomyces sp. NBC_01210 genomic DNA contains:
- the purU gene encoding formyltetrahydrofolate deformylase: MTDQYVLTLSCPDRQGIVHAVSSYLFMTGCNIEDSQQFGDRDTGLFFMRVHFSAESPVTVEKLRASFVAVGDSFQMDWQIHLAEERMRIVLMVSKFGHCLNDLLFRSRTGALPVEIAAVVSNHKDFAELVASYGIPFHYIAVTKENKAAAEAQVLELVRAEKVELVVLARYMQVLSDDLCKQLSGRIINIHHSFLPSFKGAKPYHQAHARGVKLIGATAHYVTADLDEGPIIEQEVERVGHQVTPEQLVAIGRDVECQALARAVKWHAEHRILLNGRRTVVFA, from the coding sequence ATGACTGACCAGTACGTCCTGACGCTCTCCTGCCCGGACAGACAGGGCATTGTGCACGCCGTGTCGAGCTATCTCTTCATGACCGGCTGCAACATCGAGGACAGTCAGCAGTTCGGGGACCGGGACACGGGTCTGTTCTTCATGCGGGTCCACTTCTCGGCGGAGTCGCCGGTGACCGTGGAGAAGCTGCGGGCCAGTTTCGTCGCCGTCGGGGACTCCTTCCAGATGGACTGGCAGATCCATCTCGCCGAGGAGCGGATGCGGATCGTCCTGATGGTCAGCAAGTTCGGCCACTGCCTGAACGACCTGCTCTTCCGCTCCAGGACCGGCGCGCTGCCGGTCGAGATCGCGGCGGTCGTCTCCAATCACAAGGATTTCGCCGAGCTCGTCGCCTCGTACGGGATCCCGTTCCATTACATCGCGGTCACCAAGGAGAACAAGGCCGCCGCCGAGGCGCAGGTGCTCGAACTGGTCCGCGCCGAGAAGGTCGAGCTGGTGGTCCTCGCCCGCTATATGCAGGTGCTCTCGGACGATCTGTGCAAGCAGCTGAGCGGCCGGATCATCAATATCCACCACTCCTTCCTGCCGAGCTTCAAGGGCGCGAAGCCGTACCACCAGGCGCACGCCCGGGGCGTGAAGCTGATCGGCGCGACGGCGCACTATGTGACGGCCGACCTCGACGAGGGCCCGATCATCGAGCAGGAGGTCGAACGCGTCGGCCACCAGGTCACGCCGGAGCAGCTGGTGGCGATCGGCCGCGACGTGGAGTGCCAGGCGCTGGCGCGCGCGGTGAAGTGGCACGCAGAGCACCGGATCCTGCTGAACGGCCGCCGTACGGTCGTCTTCGCCTAG
- a CDS encoding tetratricopeptide repeat protein, with amino-acid sequence MREPLRTSNSAPHEESWRVCLLRTQDRATRPLGAGVLLPGGLVLTCAHTVLSRPDRSGIRTPFDTVYVDVPHVTLSGGVSEPLPARLLRQYLVPPTPHFSGDLALLKLDEEPPVAHAVLHRQIPARKEPVHFTGYPEDLPGGEHLDARLMGRGGPSPTPEWVQLDTEGSAYVVRRGYSGAGVVQSRSRRLIGIVAHQFGTPEAPVRREHAYMIPTETVLKHLPLERLGLTVTGHRAVSRDVAVAPDRTASGRVPGLHRRLTRWLDGAPDTDPVELAFAGEGEHELLHTIRSALTLADREQSPPSASGSSVGEPQVGSIDIAVDATNRTVENLAVHAAGRIGLDPPSGTPEPESPSRTTEPDAPSRTPEPDTPSRTPHQALLARIADESPPLFAAFLAVDRSASTDAEIVALLRALRARDDSRLLLVFSDRRSPLLAQVRAELLEPEWPDRRADRLGTRVARLAETEQRLRQLPANPVTGGRPAPRRPEPRTPRLRRELQQLRRGSPLFDSPALPHALFRLAVDIETALLEAESAEQALTGPLGPHEFVVEPPGEGLTDLPVVAVRDPDALVTAPAGHQLAGGDRLHQQYEVVGPFGRGSHGQVYLARDLLLENRPVALKGILDPGNPAAVLQAHQERLRLVSLNHPSVIRVVNYARHPSSSAEFIVMEFANGAPLEWVAARIARHDPPFSGPRVREFIVAYGLRILDAFSYLHDQEGLVYGDLSLTNVLHCGNGIKLIDVAGVREPGAPGPVSHRPPETGAAGEMTTAGDLYTVGAVLSELLAKAPAPPADLGTESLQRALHRAMAPDPQQRYASAQEMALQLRGVLRELRSLRLGVETFEPSPLFDRAATALDGQLGKAPPLDRWREDSSRSYRLGAQVPGPAEAAVALPVPKADQQDPNWKELQRTSYDDPVGLLQLSGEWLESPELHLLRCRLHLELARDQLRQRVEQLEAATRELKGAHRILGDRARYDWRLNWHQGLTDLAHGRLRPALTSFDEVYRAIPGEFAPKLALGYCHEKLADDWRAAGDDSAPQAAEAREAHEQQAMQFYETVWRRNHALGSAAFGLARIHLARRSPERALASLDGVPPDSRHRTAARTAMVRIHASLPADGTPPTVASAVRAYAALHRLVSHEGLTDRQSQERLTAELRELLLELVHAAREKGEDADPPAELRASLPSAIDVPATERELREQLSASYRQLAKQVPRTDRAEDAALAEALLDNAYRTRPLGLKHHRDRKRKQDRDRDRERHDGRRTGTPPRPLTAWLPRSLRPGSGEGR; translated from the coding sequence ATGAGGGAGCCGTTGCGCACGTCCAACTCAGCGCCGCACGAGGAGAGTTGGCGAGTCTGTCTGCTCCGTACGCAGGACCGGGCCACCCGCCCGCTCGGGGCCGGAGTGCTGCTCCCGGGGGGTCTGGTGCTCACCTGCGCCCATACGGTGCTGTCCCGCCCCGACCGGTCCGGCATCCGCACCCCGTTCGACACCGTCTACGTCGACGTCCCGCACGTCACCCTCTCCGGCGGCGTCTCCGAACCCCTGCCCGCCCGGCTGCTGCGGCAGTATCTGGTGCCGCCCACCCCACACTTCAGTGGCGACCTCGCCCTGCTCAAGCTGGACGAGGAGCCGCCCGTGGCGCATGCCGTACTGCACCGCCAGATCCCCGCGCGCAAGGAACCGGTGCACTTCACCGGCTACCCGGAGGACCTGCCGGGCGGCGAGCACCTCGACGCCCGGCTGATGGGGCGGGGCGGGCCCTCGCCCACGCCCGAGTGGGTGCAGCTGGACACGGAGGGTTCGGCGTACGTGGTCCGGCGCGGCTACAGCGGCGCCGGGGTCGTCCAGAGCCGCTCGCGCCGCCTCATCGGCATCGTGGCCCACCAGTTCGGTACCCCGGAAGCGCCCGTTCGGCGCGAGCACGCGTACATGATCCCGACCGAGACGGTGCTGAAGCATCTGCCTCTTGAGCGGCTGGGGCTGACGGTGACGGGGCACCGGGCCGTCTCCCGCGATGTCGCCGTCGCCCCGGACAGGACCGCCTCGGGCCGGGTGCCGGGGCTGCACCGCCGGCTCACCCGTTGGCTGGACGGCGCACCGGACACGGACCCCGTAGAGCTCGCCTTCGCCGGTGAGGGTGAGCACGAACTGCTGCACACGATCCGCTCGGCCCTCACGCTGGCGGACCGGGAGCAGAGCCCGCCGTCCGCGTCCGGGAGTTCGGTGGGCGAGCCGCAGGTGGGCAGCATCGACATCGCCGTCGACGCCACCAACCGCACCGTCGAGAACCTCGCCGTCCACGCCGCCGGCCGCATAGGCCTGGACCCGCCGTCCGGCACGCCCGAACCGGAGTCGCCTTCCCGTACCACCGAACCGGACGCCCCGTCCCGTACGCCCGAACCGGACACTCCGTCCCGTACGCCCCACCAGGCACTGCTCGCCCGGATCGCCGACGAGAGCCCGCCGCTCTTCGCCGCCTTCCTCGCCGTCGACCGGTCCGCCTCCACGGACGCCGAGATCGTGGCACTGCTGCGGGCCCTGCGCGCCCGGGACGACAGCCGGCTGCTCCTCGTCTTCAGCGACCGGCGCTCCCCGCTGCTCGCGCAGGTCCGCGCCGAACTCCTCGAGCCCGAGTGGCCCGACCGGCGCGCGGACCGGCTCGGGACGCGCGTGGCCCGGCTGGCCGAGACCGAGCAGCGGTTACGGCAGCTGCCCGCGAACCCGGTCACGGGCGGCCGCCCCGCCCCGCGGCGGCCCGAGCCGCGGACGCCGAGGCTCCGCCGGGAGCTCCAACAGCTGCGGCGCGGCAGTCCGTTGTTCGACTCGCCCGCTCTGCCGCACGCGCTGTTCCGGCTCGCCGTCGACATCGAGACGGCCCTGCTGGAGGCCGAGAGCGCCGAGCAGGCGCTGACCGGTCCGCTGGGCCCGCACGAGTTCGTCGTGGAGCCGCCCGGCGAAGGTCTCACGGATCTGCCGGTCGTCGCCGTACGCGATCCGGACGCGCTGGTCACCGCCCCGGCCGGGCACCAGCTCGCGGGCGGCGACCGGCTGCACCAGCAGTACGAGGTGGTGGGTCCGTTCGGCCGGGGCAGCCACGGTCAGGTGTATCTCGCCCGCGATCTCCTGCTGGAGAACCGGCCCGTGGCGCTCAAGGGGATCCTCGACCCGGGCAACCCCGCAGCCGTCCTCCAGGCCCACCAGGAGCGGCTGCGGCTGGTCAGCCTCAACCATCCATCCGTCATCCGGGTGGTCAACTACGCACGGCATCCGTCGTCCTCGGCGGAGTTCATCGTGATGGAGTTCGCCAACGGCGCGCCGCTGGAGTGGGTCGCGGCCCGGATCGCCCGGCACGATCCGCCGTTCTCCGGACCCCGGGTCCGCGAGTTCATCGTCGCGTACGGGCTGCGCATCCTGGACGCGTTCAGCTATCTGCACGACCAGGAAGGTCTTGTCTACGGCGATCTCTCCCTCACCAACGTCCTGCACTGCGGCAACGGCATCAAGCTCATCGACGTCGCGGGCGTACGCGAGCCCGGCGCACCGGGACCGGTCAGCCACCGGCCGCCGGAGACCGGAGCCGCGGGCGAGATGACCACCGCGGGCGATCTCTACACCGTGGGCGCCGTCCTCAGCGAGCTCCTCGCCAAGGCCCCGGCGCCGCCCGCGGACCTCGGCACGGAGTCGCTGCAGCGGGCCCTGCACCGCGCCATGGCACCCGATCCCCAGCAGCGGTACGCCTCCGCCCAGGAGATGGCTCTCCAGCTCCGCGGAGTCCTGCGCGAACTGCGCTCCCTGCGGCTCGGCGTGGAGACCTTCGAGCCGTCGCCGCTCTTCGACCGGGCGGCCACGGCGCTGGACGGGCAGCTGGGCAAGGCCCCGCCGCTGGACCGCTGGCGGGAGGACAGCAGCCGCAGCTACCGCCTCGGCGCACAGGTGCCGGGGCCTGCCGAGGCCGCCGTCGCCCTGCCCGTACCCAAGGCGGATCAGCAGGACCCCAACTGGAAGGAGCTGCAGCGCACTTCGTACGACGACCCGGTCGGACTGCTCCAGCTCAGCGGCGAGTGGCTGGAGTCGCCCGAGCTCCATCTGCTGCGCTGCCGGCTCCATCTCGAGCTCGCCCGCGACCAGTTGCGGCAACGGGTCGAACAGCTGGAAGCCGCGACCAGAGAGCTCAAGGGAGCCCATCGCATACTCGGCGACCGGGCCCGTTACGACTGGCGGCTGAACTGGCACCAGGGCCTGACCGATCTCGCCCACGGCCGGCTGCGTCCCGCCCTGACCTCCTTCGACGAGGTCTACCGGGCCATTCCGGGCGAGTTCGCGCCCAAGCTCGCGCTCGGCTACTGCCACGAGAAGCTGGCCGACGACTGGCGCGCCGCAGGGGACGACAGCGCGCCGCAGGCCGCCGAGGCGCGGGAGGCGCACGAACAGCAGGCCATGCAGTTCTACGAAACGGTCTGGCGGCGCAACCATGCGCTCGGCAGCGCCGCCTTCGGGCTCGCCCGGATCCATCTCGCCCGCCGCAGCCCGGAACGGGCCCTCGCGTCCCTCGACGGCGTCCCGCCGGACTCCCGGCACCGCACCGCCGCCCGTACGGCGATGGTGCGCATCCACGCGAGCCTGCCCGCCGACGGCACGCCGCCGACCGTGGCATCGGCGGTGCGCGCGTACGCCGCACTGCACCGGCTGGTCAGCCACGAGGGCCTCACCGACCGGCAGTCCCAGGAACGGCTCACCGCGGAGCTGCGCGAGCTCCTCCTCGAACTGGTCCACGCCGCACGGGAGAAGGGCGAGGACGCCGATCCGCCGGCCGAGCTGCGCGCCTCGCTGCCCTCCGCGATAGACGTCCCGGCCACGGAACGCGAACTGCGCGAGCAGCTCTCCGCCAGTTACCGGCAGCTGGCGAAGCAGGTGCCGCGCACCGACCGGGCCGAGGACGCGGCCCTCGCCGAGGCGCTCCTCGACAACGCCTACCGGACCCGTCCTCTCGGTCTGAAGCACCACCGGGACCGAAAGCGGAAGCAGGACCGCGACCGGGACCGGGAGAGGCACGACGGCCGCCGTACGGGAACGCCGCCGCGGCCACTGACCGCCTGGCTGCCACGCTCGCTGCGGCCCGGCTCGGGGGAGGGCCGATGA
- a CDS encoding SCO4402 family protein has product MGGMPLNDMPWWRWRSNVRSALHMLSDPVFHEECWLAGREGYGDVTDAVYRLVEDTWLDNWSAEKYVGTIFRDSGEAALVDVAVLRVLRIMHQVGADAPVSAYLEHHGWPEAVRAAREAHVRLSVADGEDPDTPPRSLDVLRIMTRSA; this is encoded by the coding sequence ATGGGCGGCATGCCGCTCAATGACATGCCTTGGTGGCGCTGGCGCAGCAATGTGCGCTCGGCGCTGCACATGCTTTCCGACCCCGTCTTCCATGAAGAGTGCTGGCTGGCCGGCCGCGAGGGGTACGGCGACGTCACCGACGCCGTGTACCGCCTGGTCGAGGACACCTGGCTGGACAACTGGTCCGCGGAGAAGTACGTCGGGACGATCTTCCGCGACTCGGGCGAGGCCGCCCTGGTCGATGTCGCCGTCCTGCGCGTGCTGCGGATCATGCACCAGGTGGGTGCGGACGCTCCCGTGTCCGCCTATCTCGAACACCACGGCTGGCCCGAGGCCGTACGAGCCGCCCGCGAGGCGCATGTACGGCTGTCTGTCGCCGACGGCGAGGACCCGGACACTCCGCCGCGTTCGCTGGACGTGCTGCGGATCATGACCCGGTCCGCCTGA
- a CDS encoding ABC transporter substrate-binding protein: MTGWRRSSSPRPSRTRPSRTVRIRAVCMTTAVAAVGASLVTGCGVLPGATGGSREPVTVMTFAPEETPVTNMPGMPAMAKAYARWAEAQGGIDGHELRVITCNEQNTSTGAANCARRAVKEGVVAVVGSYSQHGDAFMAPLEAAGIPFIGGYGISEEEFTSYLSYPVNGGQAALLAGNGKQLANVCQRVSLVRPNSLAGDEMPVLLNSGLAEDSQRESTDILAAEDATDYTAQAEQARRKAGARSGFGTGSDDRPGCVTAALGDRTETFVDSFRRLPEDSRKVRISSVMGSVGQPLIDRTGGRKGPLEGAYITGWYPTAGDARWEEMQKMIRTYAFGDNDIDPADAGVQTTWIAYTVLKTVIRSIHDDRINPSKVSRALDNGVRVSTGGLTPVLRWKFEDMLGTPDFPRVVNRAVTFQVVRDGRLVAQKPGFVDVSKTLSSSTIAS; this comes from the coding sequence ATGACCGGTTGGCGACGTTCATCCTCCCCCCGCCCCTCAAGGACCCGCCCCTCACGGACCGTGCGGATTCGCGCCGTCTGTATGACAACGGCCGTCGCGGCGGTCGGAGCGTCGCTGGTCACCGGCTGTGGCGTGCTCCCTGGGGCCACGGGGGGGTCCAGGGAGCCCGTCACGGTGATGACGTTCGCCCCGGAGGAGACCCCGGTGACGAACATGCCCGGAATGCCTGCCATGGCGAAGGCCTATGCCCGCTGGGCCGAGGCGCAGGGCGGTATCGACGGGCACGAGCTGCGCGTCATCACCTGCAACGAACAGAACACCTCCACCGGAGCCGCCAACTGCGCCCGGCGTGCGGTCAAGGAGGGCGTGGTCGCGGTCGTCGGCTCGTACAGCCAGCACGGCGATGCCTTCATGGCTCCGCTGGAGGCCGCGGGCATCCCCTTCATCGGCGGATACGGCATCTCCGAGGAGGAGTTCACCAGCTATCTGTCCTACCCGGTCAACGGCGGCCAGGCGGCGCTCCTCGCCGGCAACGGCAAGCAGCTCGCGAACGTCTGCCAACGGGTCTCGCTGGTAAGGCCCAACTCCCTTGCCGGCGACGAAATGCCCGTGCTCCTCAACTCCGGCCTCGCGGAGGACAGTCAGCGCGAGTCCACGGACATCCTTGCCGCGGAGGACGCGACCGACTACACCGCGCAGGCTGAGCAGGCACGCAGGAAGGCAGGTGCGCGGAGCGGCTTCGGGACGGGGAGCGACGACCGGCCCGGCTGTGTCACGGCCGCGCTCGGCGACCGCACGGAGACTTTCGTCGACTCCTTCCGGCGGCTGCCCGAGGACAGCCGGAAGGTGCGGATCTCCTCCGTCATGGGCAGCGTCGGCCAGCCGCTCATCGACCGCACCGGCGGCCGCAAGGGCCCGCTGGAGGGTGCGTACATCACCGGCTGGTACCCGACCGCGGGCGATGCGCGCTGGGAGGAGATGCAGAAGATGATCCGTACGTACGCCTTCGGCGACAACGACATCGACCCGGCCGACGCCGGTGTGCAGACCACATGGATCGCGTACACCGTGCTGAAGACGGTCATCCGGTCGATCCACGACGACAGGATCAACCCCAGCAAGGTCTCGCGGGCCCTCGACAACGGGGTGCGGGTCTCGACCGGCGGCCTCACTCCGGTGCTGCGCTGGAAGTTCGAGGACATGCTCGGCACGCCCGACTTCCCGCGGGTGGTCAACCGGGCCGTGACCTTCCAAGTGGTGCGCGACGGACGCCTGGTGGCCCAGAAGCCGGGCTTCGTGGACGTCAGCAAGACGCTGTCGTCGTCCACCATCGCCAGCTGA
- a CDS encoding extracellular solute-binding protein, producing the protein MSCLRVVLAGCLLAAAAVTAGGCSATDEERTLVVLGPWTDGEEKPFLAALKGIEKRTGRSYVYKGTRSLHETLVAQLQAGAPPDVAVVSSPGDLAAYARAGDAYPLPESVVGAAVPPWAPAVTVDTTDGEARTHAYWAPVRLDLKSIVWSHAADTGKTPDWCLGVGSGATSGWPGTDWVEDLLLQRQGPAAYESWATGKTPWPETRPAWEQWAGILAANKGELGKEGLENGFELLRNGRYGLLNSGRCTHEHQGSFIRRHYTDDVLPTPTARFLGSTESGKSGKFGKPGRTGKAGGSGANAFEVSGDMAAVFKPSTAAWDLLGRLTSRAARDDWANAAKPGERPYFPGGTFGTLPQSQGTRDVQKLLEGAGQICLDASDAMPPTLRDAFYRAVLEFLGHPQDHDLLTRLLEQLEAERILQQREGAFVLDDLCDNPVGASP; encoded by the coding sequence ATGAGCTGCTTGAGGGTTGTACTGGCCGGCTGTCTGCTCGCCGCTGCCGCCGTGACGGCCGGCGGCTGCTCGGCCACGGACGAGGAGCGGACGCTGGTCGTCCTCGGCCCGTGGACCGACGGCGAGGAGAAGCCGTTCCTGGCGGCGCTGAAGGGCATCGAGAAGCGGACCGGACGCAGTTACGTCTACAAGGGCACTCGTTCCCTGCACGAGACCCTGGTCGCCCAGTTGCAGGCCGGTGCGCCGCCGGATGTGGCGGTAGTGAGCAGCCCGGGCGACCTGGCGGCGTACGCCCGCGCCGGGGACGCCTATCCGCTGCCCGAAAGCGTGGTGGGTGCCGCGGTTCCGCCGTGGGCGCCCGCCGTCACCGTCGACACCACGGACGGCGAGGCCCGTACGCACGCGTACTGGGCGCCGGTGCGGCTGGACCTGAAGTCGATCGTGTGGAGCCACGCAGCAGATACGGGGAAGACCCCGGACTGGTGTCTTGGCGTGGGTTCGGGCGCGACCTCGGGCTGGCCGGGCACGGACTGGGTGGAGGATCTGCTGCTGCAGCGGCAGGGACCCGCCGCGTACGAGAGCTGGGCGACCGGCAAGACCCCCTGGCCGGAGACCAGGCCGGCCTGGGAGCAGTGGGCCGGCATACTCGCCGCGAACAAGGGGGAGCTCGGAAAGGAGGGGCTCGAGAACGGCTTCGAGCTGCTCAGGAACGGCAGGTACGGGCTGCTGAACAGCGGCAGGTGCACCCATGAGCACCAGGGCTCCTTCATCCGCCGCCACTACACGGACGATGTGCTGCCCACGCCGACCGCGCGTTTCCTCGGCTCCACCGAGTCCGGAAAGTCTGGAAAGTTCGGAAAGCCTGGAAGAACTGGGAAGGCTGGAGGATCCGGCGCGAACGCCTTCGAGGTCTCCGGCGACATGGCCGCGGTGTTCAAGCCCAGCACCGCCGCCTGGGACCTGCTCGGCCGGCTCACCTCCCGTGCGGCCCGGGACGACTGGGCGAATGCGGCGAAGCCCGGGGAGCGGCCGTACTTCCCGGGAGGCACCTTCGGCACCCTGCCGCAGTCGCAGGGCACCCGCGACGTCCAGAAGCTGCTCGAAGGAGCCGGCCAGATCTGCCTGGACGCCTCGGACGCGATGCCGCCGACCCTGCGCGACGCGTTCTACCGCGCCGTACTGGAATTCCTGGGCCACCCGCAGGACCACGACCTGCTGACCCGGCTGCTCGAACAGCTGGAGGCGGAGCGGATCCTGCAGCAGCGGGAGGGGGCGTTCGTACTGGACGATCTGTGCGACAACCCCGTCGGCGCCTCGCCGTAG